In one Niallia taxi genomic region, the following are encoded:
- the sfsA gene encoding DNA/RNA nuclease SfsA — translation MSSLNRNISEAFPQKLVKMVFKERPNRFILHCLYKESIEVVHLADPGRLKELLLKDTAVYVLPSTNPNRKTKWTAVLVEHEGIFVSINTTYPNKLIERVLKNFALPELSSYEWKKSEFVYGHSRWDFMLEDERGKGLLLEVKSVTLAHGRIGMFPDAVTARGAKHVQELASIAKQGEWQTAILFVVQREDVDLVTSAAHIDPFFAQCLEQAEKAGVKLMAYTCDMSLEGIQLSRPIPVQLDKKMLDIS, via the coding sequence GTGAGCAGTTTGAATAGGAATATTTCAGAAGCCTTTCCGCAAAAGCTTGTCAAAATGGTGTTTAAAGAAAGGCCCAACCGCTTTATTCTTCATTGTCTATATAAGGAATCAATAGAAGTTGTTCATTTAGCTGATCCGGGCAGATTGAAGGAATTATTACTAAAAGATACAGCAGTATATGTGCTTCCAAGCACAAACCCTAATAGGAAAACGAAGTGGACTGCTGTTCTTGTCGAGCATGAAGGAATTTTTGTTTCTATAAATACTACATACCCGAATAAGCTTATTGAAAGGGTGTTGAAAAATTTTGCACTTCCAGAGTTGTCTTCATACGAATGGAAGAAATCAGAGTTTGTTTATGGGCATTCAAGATGGGACTTCATGTTGGAGGATGAGAGAGGCAAGGGGCTTCTGTTAGAGGTGAAAAGCGTCACACTTGCACATGGCAGAATTGGAATGTTTCCAGATGCAGTCACGGCAAGGGGAGCAAAGCATGTACAAGAGCTTGCGTCCATTGCGAAGCAGGGAGAGTGGCAAACAGCAATTCTATTTGTTGTGCAGCGGGAGGATGTCGACCTGGTTACATCTGCAGCGCATATTGATCCGTTTTTTGCACAATGCTTGGAGCAAGCAGAAAAGGCTGGCGTAAAGCTGATGGCATATACTTGTGATATGTCCTTAGAGGGCATTCAGCTTTCCCGGCCAATTCCCGTCCAGCTTGATAAAAAAATGCTTGATATTAGCTAA
- a CDS encoding 5'-deoxyadenosine deaminase, which produces MSTILIQNAQIVTMNAEETIINGDILIENDRIKEIGQGLNAASADKIIDAANHTVIPGFVQTHIHLCQTLFRGKGDDLELMDWLRKRIWPLEAAHDQESIYYSAMLGIGELVESGTTTIVDMETVHHADFAFQAIAESGIRAVSGKVMMDKGSEVPAALQEKTADSIQQSVDLLEKWDQFDDGRIQYAFSPRFVVSCTEELLKEVKVLSDKYKAFVHTHASENKTEIEIVQQETGMRNVVYLDHLGLANDRLILAHCIWLDEEEKRIIKEKGVHVSHCPGSNLKLASGIAETPHLLHNHASVSLGADGAPCNNNLDMFNEMRLAALIQKPIHGPTAMDARTVFRMATIGGAKAVGLETEIGSIEVGKKADIAILNLQNFHTYPSYDVDPVSRIVYSATRADVVTTIINGRIIMENKIMRTIDKQIILKEADTSIRRLLKKTNIV; this is translated from the coding sequence ATGTCCACAATACTAATTCAAAATGCGCAAATCGTTACAATGAATGCAGAAGAGACAATAATTAATGGGGATATCTTAATTGAAAATGACCGTATTAAGGAAATCGGTCAAGGACTTAATGCTGCTAGTGCAGATAAAATTATTGATGCAGCAAATCACACAGTAATACCAGGATTTGTACAAACACATATTCATTTATGTCAGACCTTATTCAGAGGCAAAGGAGATGATTTAGAGCTGATGGATTGGCTTCGCAAAAGAATTTGGCCACTAGAGGCGGCTCATGATCAGGAGTCCATCTATTATTCGGCAATGCTTGGCATTGGCGAGCTGGTAGAAAGTGGTACAACGACAATCGTTGATATGGAAACCGTTCATCATGCAGATTTTGCTTTTCAGGCTATTGCCGAAAGCGGAATTAGGGCTGTTTCTGGAAAAGTAATGATGGATAAGGGAAGTGAAGTGCCAGCAGCTCTTCAGGAAAAAACAGCAGATTCTATCCAGCAGAGTGTTGATTTACTAGAGAAGTGGGATCAGTTTGATGACGGTAGAATACAATATGCCTTTTCCCCAAGGTTTGTCGTGTCTTGTACAGAGGAGCTTTTAAAGGAAGTTAAGGTGCTTTCCGATAAATATAAGGCATTTGTTCATACACATGCCTCTGAGAATAAAACGGAGATTGAAATCGTCCAACAAGAAACAGGGATGAGGAATGTCGTCTATCTCGACCACTTGGGTCTTGCGAATGATCGCCTTATTTTAGCTCATTGCATTTGGTTGGATGAAGAAGAAAAAAGAATCATAAAAGAGAAAGGTGTTCATGTAAGTCATTGCCCTGGTTCAAATTTAAAGCTTGCTTCAGGCATTGCAGAAACGCCGCATTTATTGCATAATCATGCCTCTGTCAGTCTTGGGGCAGATGGTGCTCCCTGCAATAATAACCTCGATATGTTCAACGAAATGAGATTGGCTGCATTAATACAAAAGCCCATCCACGGACCAACAGCCATGGATGCAAGAACAGTATTTCGGATGGCAACAATCGGCGGAGCAAAAGCAGTTGGACTAGAAACGGAAATTGGCAGTATAGAGGTTGGTAAAAAAGCTGATATCGCCATTTTAAACTTACAGAACTTCCATACGTATCCTTCCTATGATGTTGATCCAGTTTCAAGAATTGTCTATTCAGCAACAAGAGCTGACGTTGTTACAACCATTATTAATGGCCGAATCATCATGGAAAACAAGATTATGCGAACAATTGATAAACAAATTATATTAAAAGAAGCAGACACTAGTATTAGAAGATTACTTAAAAAGACAAATATCGTGTAG
- the mgtE gene encoding magnesium transporter, whose amino-acid sequence MIQNMSVNQITLHIIKTLKENKKAEFETIIDELQPYDIAQIYETLPDKHRTRFLLFLNTDLLANLLEEINKEEQLDILNKLGVEKTGKVLDLMDNDDLASLLNELSPETTEQLLSGMKKEESIIVQNLMNYPDETAGRMMTNRFVWIRDYYTTREAVDKLKSFADFAETLSYLYVINQKRQLVGVVSYRDLLIAEPQDKIMDIMYERVISVSVAEDQEQVAHIIQKYDFLAIPVVDEENMLMGIITVDDIIDVVIQEADEDIQKLSAGGKDIDFDTKAHIAAYRRLPWLILLLFIGIVSGSIISSYEDILSKAVALSFFMPMISGMTGNTGTQSLAVIVRGLISNTINKRIVTKVIFRELLVGLIIGATCGIIITLIAYVWQGSPVLGFVVGCSLFFTLIIGTLSGTIIPLILYRFKIDPAVASGPLITTLNDIFSLFIYFGIASAFLKHLM is encoded by the coding sequence ATGATACAAAATATGTCAGTTAATCAAATCACACTTCACATCATTAAAACACTGAAAGAAAACAAAAAGGCAGAGTTTGAGACTATTATAGACGAGCTTCAGCCCTATGATATTGCGCAAATTTACGAAACACTCCCCGATAAGCATAGGACCCGCTTTCTCCTTTTTCTTAACACAGATTTATTAGCAAACCTGCTCGAAGAGATTAATAAGGAAGAGCAGCTTGATATATTAAATAAGCTTGGCGTTGAAAAAACTGGTAAGGTTCTTGATTTAATGGACAATGATGACCTTGCGTCACTTCTTAATGAGCTTTCACCAGAAACAACTGAGCAATTGCTTTCCGGCATGAAAAAAGAAGAGTCTATCATCGTCCAAAACTTGATGAATTATCCGGATGAAACAGCCGGTCGCATGATGACAAACCGTTTTGTATGGATACGCGACTATTACACAACAAGGGAAGCAGTTGATAAACTGAAAAGCTTTGCTGATTTCGCAGAAACATTAAGCTACCTTTATGTTATCAATCAAAAAAGACAATTGGTTGGCGTTGTTTCCTATCGAGACTTATTAATTGCTGAACCGCAGGATAAAATCATGGACATTATGTATGAGCGGGTCATCAGTGTTTCTGTTGCGGAGGACCAGGAGCAGGTTGCTCATATTATTCAAAAGTATGACTTTTTAGCCATCCCTGTCGTCGATGAAGAAAATATGCTGATGGGAATTATAACTGTCGATGATATCATTGACGTTGTTATTCAAGAGGCCGATGAAGATATTCAAAAATTATCTGCTGGTGGTAAGGATATAGACTTTGATACGAAAGCACATATTGCAGCATACCGCAGACTGCCATGGCTTATTTTGCTCCTGTTTATCGGCATAGTGTCAGGCAGCATTATCAGTTCTTATGAGGATATTCTCAGTAAAGCAGTGGCATTATCCTTTTTCATGCCGATGATTTCCGGAATGACCGGTAATACTGGAACACAATCACTCGCAGTGATTGTACGTGGATTAATTTCTAATACGATTAATAAGCGGATTGTTACAAAGGTAATTTTTAGAGAATTACTTGTCGGCCTTATAATTGGCGCAACATGTGGCATAATCATTACATTAATAGCATATGTATGGCAAGGAAGCCCTGTCTTAGGATTTGTTGTTGGATGCTCCCTTTTCTTTACACTTATTATCGGAACACTGTCCGGTACAATTATTCCGTTGATTTTATATCGCTTTAAGATTGATCCAGCTGTAGCATCAGGTCCACTTATTACTACATTAAATGATATTTTTTCTTTGTTTATTTATTTCGGTATTGCAAGTGCCTTCCTCAAGCATCTTATGTAA
- a CDS encoding FtsW/RodA/SpoVE family cell cycle protein produces the protein MRGRSNQFSDRFDWTLCLLIMLFCLTSCVSIYSANKAYLPTQIMWYGIGAIAIAVLTYFDNEQFRKLTWILYGVGIALLVGLVFAPITDFTPQRNGAQSWYVIPGIGSIQPSEYMKVFTIMALSKVMHDHHEKTIYTTFKTDFILLCKMALAGGIPIALVIVQDLGTTLVLMAILAGMILVSGITWKIIIPIYGTALSLGSLILYLAIYGRDFLLKYLHIEDYQFKRIDSWLDPVESGDSGLQLVWSLQAIGSGLISGKGLGNIEVYIPERHTDFVFTIIGEEYGFIGGSIIIILYFLLIYHLTRTAFISNDPYSIYICVGVISMIAFHVFENVGMTIQLLPITGIPLPFISYGGSSLMTNMMAMGLIFSIRYHHRTYMFSSRLAV, from the coding sequence ATGCGAGGAAGAAGTAACCAATTTTCAGATAGATTCGATTGGACCCTATGTCTGCTAATCATGCTCTTTTGTTTGACAAGCTGTGTATCTATTTATAGTGCCAACAAAGCATACTTACCTACACAGATTATGTGGTATGGAATTGGAGCCATCGCCATTGCTGTTCTCACATACTTTGACAATGAACAATTTAGAAAACTGACTTGGATTTTATATGGGGTAGGTATCGCACTTCTTGTCGGATTAGTATTTGCCCCAATTACTGATTTTACACCACAAAGAAATGGAGCTCAAAGCTGGTATGTAATTCCAGGTATTGGCAGTATCCAGCCATCAGAGTATATGAAGGTATTCACTATTATGGCTTTGTCAAAGGTAATGCATGACCACCACGAAAAGACAATCTACACAACATTCAAAACAGACTTTATCCTTTTGTGCAAAATGGCATTAGCTGGAGGAATTCCAATTGCCCTTGTTATTGTTCAGGATTTAGGAACTACTTTAGTACTTATGGCAATTCTTGCAGGAATGATCCTTGTATCAGGAATCACTTGGAAAATTATCATCCCAATATACGGAACTGCCCTCTCACTTGGGTCCCTTATTTTATATTTAGCCATATACGGCAGAGATTTTCTGCTTAAATACTTACACATCGAAGACTATCAATTTAAAAGAATCGATTCATGGCTCGATCCTGTTGAATCTGGAGATTCAGGCCTTCAACTCGTTTGGTCCCTGCAGGCAATTGGGTCAGGCCTTATTTCTGGAAAAGGTCTTGGTAATATCGAAGTTTATATACCTGAAAGGCATACAGATTTTGTATTCACCATTATTGGGGAAGAATACGGCTTTATTGGCGGAAGCATTATTATTATTCTTTATTTCCTTCTCATCTATCATTTGACTCGAACTGCCTTTATATCAAATGATCCTTATAGCATTTATATATGTGTAGGTGTTATCAGCATGATAGCTTTCCACGTATTCGAAAACGTTGGAATGACAATACAGCTTCTTCCCATTACAGGAATTCCATTGCCTTTTATCAGTTATGGAGGTAGCTCACTAATGACAAACATGATGGCAATGGGACTCATCTTCAGCATTCGTTACCATCATCGTACTTATATGTTTTCTTCCCGTCTTGCTGTTTAA
- a CDS encoding Dps family protein, which produces MGLQTKVELQKELNVQVANWSVLYTKLHQHHWYVKGPFFFTLHEKFEELYDEAADVVDEIAERLLAIGGKPVSTLKEFLETSTLAESTEKLSATEMVRSLVEDYSQINTQLRSLAEHADELGDTVTHDLAIGLTEKIEKHLWMLTAYLSE; this is translated from the coding sequence ATGGGATTACAAACTAAAGTAGAATTACAAAAAGAATTGAATGTACAAGTAGCAAACTGGAGCGTACTTTACACAAAACTTCATCAGCATCACTGGTATGTTAAAGGACCTTTCTTCTTTACATTACATGAGAAATTTGAGGAGCTTTACGATGAGGCAGCAGATGTAGTGGATGAAATTGCTGAACGCTTACTTGCAATTGGCGGAAAACCAGTTTCTACTTTGAAAGAATTTTTGGAGACTTCGACACTGGCAGAAAGTACGGAAAAATTATCTGCAACTGAAATGGTGCGATCTCTTGTAGAGGACTATAGCCAAATTAATACACAACTAAGATCTTTAGCTGAGCACGCAGACGAGCTTGGAGATACAGTAACACATGACCTTGCAATTGGATTAACAGAAAAAATCGAAAAACATCTATGGATGTTAACAGCATACTTATCAGAATAA
- a CDS encoding YegS/Rv2252/BmrU family lipid kinase → MKYKNALFIYNGNAGKKEIDVQLQSCLHVFAKEIDHLQVFKTKGPNHAAEICEKYGEQTELVIVLGGDGTIHECVNGLAGLQKRPVLAILPGGTCNDFSRTLGIQQNLQRAAEELVLYGVEEPVDIIQTDSAFFLNFWGIGLVAETSNNIREEEKNILGRASYLLSAIRTIQNTEPKELVMNIDGKEIREKAVLAMVVNGKFIGGKQLPFSTISYNDGLVDVFIVKNTNLQLLKELNDLRKIDFETDEELKEEVLYMSGKHIKISSEHFVDVDMDGEVYTKTPSELKVLPSHIKMLRPDF, encoded by the coding sequence ATGAAATACAAAAATGCCCTTTTTATCTATAATGGAAATGCAGGGAAAAAGGAAATAGACGTACAGCTTCAAAGCTGTTTACATGTGTTTGCGAAGGAAATTGATCATTTGCAGGTATTTAAGACAAAAGGACCAAATCATGCTGCTGAGATTTGCGAGAAATATGGAGAACAGACAGAACTTGTTATTGTACTTGGTGGAGATGGAACTATCCACGAATGTGTCAACGGTTTAGCTGGCTTACAAAAAAGGCCGGTGCTTGCCATTCTCCCTGGAGGGACATGCAATGATTTCAGTCGTACATTAGGTATACAGCAAAACCTGCAAAGGGCGGCTGAAGAGTTAGTTTTATACGGAGTTGAGGAGCCTGTAGATATTATTCAGACAGACTCTGCTTTTTTCCTGAATTTTTGGGGGATAGGTCTTGTAGCTGAAACATCAAACAATATTAGAGAAGAAGAAAAAAACATCCTTGGCAGGGCCAGCTATTTACTGAGTGCCATCAGAACTATTCAAAATACCGAGCCGAAAGAGCTTGTCATGAATATAGATGGAAAGGAAATAAGAGAAAAGGCTGTTTTGGCAATGGTTGTGAACGGCAAGTTTATTGGTGGAAAACAACTTCCATTCTCAACAATATCCTATAATGACGGTTTAGTAGATGTTTTTATTGTTAAAAATACCAATCTACAGTTGTTAAAGGAGCTTAATGATCTCCGTAAAATAGATTTTGAAACGGATGAAGAGCTTAAAGAAGAGGTACTGTATATGAGTGGAAAACATATTAAAATAAGCTCTGAACATTTTGTTGATGTCGATATGGACGGAGAGGTGTACACAAAAACACCAAGCGAGCTGAAGGTGCTCCCAAGTCATATAAAAATGCTTCGACCTGATTTTTAA
- a CDS encoding potassium channel family protein produces the protein MKKQFVVIGLGNFGGSLVKEFFDAGTEVLAIDQSLERVEKYRPFATHCVQVNTMSEATLTQLGIRNMDHAFVALGDDIESSVLTTLILKEMGMKQVWVKAADVYHKRVLEKIGADKVIHPERDMAKRIAHHVISEKMIDYIELSDKHGIVELAASDKVHQRSLLELNIRANYGCTIIGIQRKGDTIVSPAAEEKILKGDTLIVIGSNEDIYQFEKDGL, from the coding sequence GTGAAAAAACAATTTGTAGTTATCGGTCTCGGCAATTTCGGCGGAAGTCTCGTCAAGGAATTTTTTGATGCAGGTACAGAGGTGTTGGCAATAGACCAATCCTTGGAAAGAGTCGAAAAATACCGCCCGTTTGCAACACACTGTGTACAAGTCAACACCATGAGTGAAGCCACACTCACACAGCTTGGTATCCGCAACATGGATCATGCCTTTGTGGCATTAGGTGACGATATTGAGTCAAGTGTGCTTACAACACTTATTTTGAAAGAAATGGGAATGAAGCAGGTATGGGTAAAGGCCGCCGATGTCTACCATAAAAGAGTGTTAGAGAAAATTGGTGCAGACAAGGTTATTCATCCAGAACGGGATATGGCAAAAAGGATTGCCCATCATGTAATATCAGAAAAAATGATTGATTATATTGAGCTATCGGACAAACACGGTATTGTAGAGCTGGCAGCCTCAGACAAAGTGCATCAGCGATCACTTCTTGAGTTAAATATCCGGGCAAATTACGGCTGTACCATTATTGGAATCCAGCGAAAAGGGGATACAATAGTCTCTCCTGCTGCTGAGGAGAAGATTTTAAAAGGCGATACACTAATTGTCATCGGCAGTAATGAAGATATATATCAATTTGAAAAAGATGGCCTATAA
- a CDS encoding mechanosensitive ion channel, translating into MINNSGNWNGWNNYLDRLPDFLLAVVVLILGWIIAKIIEKAIYKGLQKTKLDDKIFPEGASRKYSSEKIISKIIYFILLVYVFSLFFNILNLTVITSPLVSMLSSIFGAIPNILKAAIILLVAWLVASGLKFLIKKSGNTLKVHEKLNKWKLLDNNQQQPNLMDKVANIAFYLVLLLFLPAVLGALNLYGVSEPFANMLQNILAFLPKLLAAAVIILVGWFAAKIVRTIVTSFLQSIGLESLANRFGLTKLFENTSLASIIGNVIFIFIMIPVVISALEKLDIEGISQPAINMLNDVLTMIPNIAVAIFLVLLGVWIGKWIKQMVTSLLSGLGLDNYVHKMGIAPTTSIANLIGSIAQILVVFLLAVQALNLLGLEFLVTLSTAVVAYLPQVIAAVVIIGVGLWLGVLVKNTLGGLLHGPAFRLLPSIAKYAIIAITIFMALDQLGVASSIVTSAFVLILGGLALAFGLAFGLGGKDFAAKRLGKLDAKMDESKINKNDGNSSI; encoded by the coding sequence ATGATAAATAACAGTGGAAATTGGAATGGATGGAACAACTATTTAGACAGATTGCCAGATTTTCTTTTGGCAGTAGTCGTATTAATCCTCGGTTGGATTATCGCGAAAATTATTGAAAAAGCAATTTATAAAGGACTTCAGAAAACAAAATTAGATGACAAAATATTTCCTGAAGGAGCTTCAAGGAAATACTCTTCCGAAAAAATAATTAGTAAGATTATCTACTTTATTTTACTCGTATATGTATTCAGTTTATTCTTTAACATCCTGAATCTTACTGTCATCACATCACCACTAGTATCCATGCTTTCATCTATTTTTGGGGCAATCCCAAATATCTTAAAAGCTGCAATTATTTTATTGGTTGCATGGCTAGTCGCTTCAGGCTTAAAATTCTTAATCAAAAAATCAGGCAACACATTGAAAGTACATGAAAAGCTAAATAAATGGAAATTATTAGACAATAATCAACAACAGCCTAACTTAATGGACAAGGTAGCTAATATTGCTTTTTACCTTGTGCTGCTTCTTTTCTTGCCTGCAGTATTAGGTGCTCTTAACCTATATGGAGTTTCTGAGCCGTTTGCTAATATGCTTCAAAACATACTAGCGTTCTTGCCTAAGCTTCTTGCAGCAGCAGTAATCATTTTAGTCGGCTGGTTTGCAGCAAAGATTGTCCGCACAATTGTTACAAGCTTCTTACAGAGCATTGGCTTAGAATCATTGGCGAACCGCTTCGGATTAACGAAGCTATTTGAAAATACATCGCTTGCTTCTATTATTGGAAATGTAATTTTCATTTTCATCATGATTCCTGTCGTTATTTCTGCGTTGGAAAAATTAGATATTGAAGGAATCTCACAACCAGCAATTAATATGCTTAATGATGTTTTAACAATGATCCCGAATATTGCAGTTGCCATTTTCCTTGTACTTCTAGGTGTTTGGATTGGTAAATGGATTAAACAAATGGTGACATCATTGCTATCAGGCCTGGGTCTTGACAACTATGTTCATAAAATGGGAATCGCTCCTACAACAAGCATTGCCAACCTTATTGGTTCAATCGCTCAAATATTAGTTGTCTTTTTACTAGCAGTCCAAGCATTAAATCTGCTCGGCCTTGAATTCTTAGTAACATTATCAACTGCTGTAGTAGCATACTTGCCGCAAGTCATTGCAGCTGTAGTGATTATTGGTGTTGGCTTATGGTTAGGAGTTCTTGTCAAAAACACACTTGGCGGCTTGCTTCACGGACCAGCGTTCAGACTTCTGCCGTCAATTGCAAAATACGCTATTATTGCAATAACAATCTTTATGGCTTTAGATCAACTAGGGGTTGCATCGTCTATCGTCACATCTGCCTTTGTTCTTATCCTCGGTGGATTGGCACTTGCCTTCGGACTAGCATTTGGTCTTGGCGGTAAAGATTTCGCAGCAAAAAGACTAGGGAAATTAGATGCAAAAATGGATGAATCTAAAATCAATAAAAATGATGGTAACAGCAGCATCTAA
- a CDS encoding divergent polysaccharide deacetylase family protein, translating to MGKSFILCCLLTFTCLPVYAANEENQVKKELAIVIDDFGNNMRGTEEMLNLPVPITVAIMPFMSTSREDAIQAHKKGHEVIVHMPLEPKHGKKSWLGPGAITTNLSDEEIRKRVSSAIDNIPYAVGMNHHMGSKATEDERVMRIILEECKKHDLFYLDSKTTGKSVVKKLAEELQVPYLENNMFFDHIYSNQHIQKQATKLVENLNNKKEYIAIGHVGISGPAVVTVLKQYIPVYQKDADIVPLSTLVDGYELLDTDLP from the coding sequence ATGGGAAAATCCTTTATTCTATGTTGCTTGCTTACGTTTACCTGTTTGCCTGTATATGCTGCAAATGAGGAGAATCAGGTGAAAAAAGAGCTTGCGATCGTTATTGATGACTTCGGAAACAACATGAGAGGGACAGAGGAAATGTTAAATTTGCCTGTGCCAATTACCGTTGCGATTATGCCTTTTATGTCCACAAGCAGAGAGGATGCCATCCAAGCACATAAAAAAGGACATGAGGTAATAGTTCATATGCCGCTCGAGCCAAAGCACGGTAAAAAAAGCTGGCTTGGTCCCGGAGCTATTACAACAAATTTAAGTGATGAAGAAATCAGAAAAAGAGTGTCATCAGCAATTGATAATATTCCTTATGCAGTCGGAATGAATCATCATATGGGTTCAAAGGCTACTGAAGATGAAAGAGTTATGAGGATTATTTTAGAGGAATGTAAAAAGCATGATCTATTTTATTTGGATAGTAAAACGACCGGGAAAAGTGTTGTAAAAAAACTTGCGGAGGAATTGCAGGTTCCCTATTTAGAGAACAATATGTTTTTTGATCATATATATTCCAACCAGCATATTCAAAAGCAGGCAACCAAGCTTGTAGAAAATCTTAATAATAAGAAGGAGTATATCGCAATAGGCCATGTTGGTATATCAGGTCCTGCGGTTGTTACGGTGTTAAAACAATATATCCCTGTCTATCAAAAGGACGCAGATATAGTACCATTATCCACATTGGTGGACGGGTATGAACTGCTTGATACAGATTTACCGTAA
- a CDS encoding ABC transporter substrate-binding protein, with product MKGLIRGLAAAFILSAVLMLVVHQVNSSRGYAGGNTLTVYNWGDYIDADLIDKFEKETGIKVIYETFDSNEAMMTKIEQGGTNYDVAIPSEYMIDKMKEENLLLPIDHSKISNLKNIDDRYLNLSFDPDNKYSIPYFWGTVGIVYNPKMLGGKKITSWNDLWDSDLKNQIMLIDGAREIMGMSLNSLHYSLNDKDHDHLREAKEKLDTLTPNVKAIVGDEIRMLIENEEAAIGVLWSGMAAEVMWENEDVEYVVPEEGSNLWFDNMVIPKTAKNIDGAHKFINFMLDAKNAAQNTEYVGYSTPNKAAMKYLPEEIIGDKRFYLDEEMISKLEVYENLGQRSLAEYNDLFLEFKMHRK from the coding sequence ATGAAGGGGCTAATAAGAGGTTTGGCAGCAGCCTTTATCTTATCAGCTGTACTTATGTTAGTTGTTCACCAAGTAAACAGCAGCAGAGGGTATGCAGGCGGCAATACGTTAACTGTCTACAACTGGGGAGATTACATTGATGCCGACCTTATTGATAAGTTTGAAAAAGAAACAGGGATAAAGGTAATTTATGAAACCTTTGACTCTAATGAAGCAATGATGACAAAGATAGAACAAGGCGGCACAAACTATGATGTTGCCATTCCATCTGAATACATGATTGATAAGATGAAGGAAGAGAATCTCCTGCTTCCAATCGATCATTCAAAAATTTCAAACCTTAAAAACATTGACGATAGATATTTAAATCTTTCGTTTGATCCTGATAATAAATATTCCATTCCATATTTTTGGGGAACGGTAGGAATTGTTTATAATCCAAAAATGCTTGGAGGGAAAAAGATAACCTCCTGGAACGATTTATGGGATAGTGACTTAAAAAATCAAATTATGCTTATCGATGGGGCAAGGGAAATTATGGGGATGAGTCTAAATAGCTTACATTATTCTCTTAATGATAAAGATCACGACCATTTAAGAGAAGCAAAAGAGAAGCTTGATACTTTGACACCTAATGTCAAAGCAATCGTCGGAGACGAAATCCGAATGCTGATTGAAAATGAAGAAGCGGCCATTGGTGTATTATGGTCAGGCATGGCCGCGGAAGTCATGTGGGAAAATGAAGATGTAGAATATGTCGTTCCAGAGGAAGGTTCTAATCTTTGGTTTGATAATATGGTTATCCCGAAAACAGCGAAAAATATTGATGGAGCACATAAGTTTATAAACTTTATGCTTGATGCAAAAAACGCCGCGCAAAATACAGAGTATGTTGGTTATTCAACACCGAATAAGGCAGCAATGAAATATTTGCCTGAAGAAATTATCGGTGATAAACGCTTTTACTTGGATGAGGAAATGATCTCTAAACTCGAAGTGTATGAAAACCTTGGGCAGCGTTCGCTTGCTGAGTATAATGATTTGTTCCTTGAATTTAAAATGCATCGGAAATAA